ATAAGTGGCGGCCAAAATCCATTTCGAGATTGTTTCGCCCGCGGGGGTCTCCCGTTCGGGCGAGGTGGACATGGTCGTGTTGCCCACCACGACCGGAGAAATCGGCGTGCTGCC
The nucleotide sequence above comes from Chthoniobacterales bacterium. Encoded proteins:
- the atpC gene encoding F0F1 ATP synthase subunit epsilon (part of catalytic core of ATP synthase; alpha(3)beta(3)gamma(1)delta(1)epsilon(1); involved in producing ATP from ADP in the presence of the proton motive force across the membrane) translates to MAAKIHFEIVSPAGVSRSGEVDMVVLPTTTGEIGVLP